In Pedobacter sp. WC2423, the following are encoded in one genomic region:
- a CDS encoding 7TM diverse intracellular signaling domain-containing protein, translating into MFNRFTLSSLRTLLTAILLFAISPAVYAQKTVTVNDRVSQHIFNFGEIEWFKDTQNTLSFEKISSKDFDQHFIKSIKSTPQTTDLKATYWFRIKIKHNSKASKKYLLEFFDQTIDHVTAYLPQKDGRYKIKEFGDQFNFDQRELHHKNFELYISNDHDETQLYYFKFKSSQISDAIIVLRSVDWFISYALDEYFYFGIFYGMILVFSFYNLIMFIAIRQRQYLYYVLYNLSVGFFEMSTDGIAYQYLWSSATHWNQIAYAFALYATSIFALMFTKELLFVKAKAPKLNKFILYIIGIRTALFLYSLWIDQSLFAYKFLEFIPLAVAFYTGIYIYKQGYKPARFFVLGYSFLFIGFTLKFLIMLGFAWLNFGVISYYSLSFCFVLEMVFLSFAIGDKVRILKTKKEKVQRQMIRQMAENVKLKDTLNQQLETKVEERTKEVFHKSLIIEAKNAELLAVNDRLQQQAEEISRMNILLEQDNQELQTNVEKVTRDRVMSADVDFEEFSKIYPDKESCNLFLSDLKWKDGYSCRKCKNTHFYTGHIAFSRRCSKCGYEESVTAYTVFQNTRIPINKAFYMIFLIYSSKGKISSHKLAEILNIRQSTCWTYGSKIKLLMEERKTVLKKTSKNGWSQLVLE; encoded by the coding sequence ATGTTTAACCGGTTCACACTCTCAAGCTTACGTACCTTACTCACAGCAATTCTCCTATTTGCCATTAGCCCGGCTGTTTATGCGCAAAAAACAGTAACCGTAAATGACAGAGTTAGTCAGCACATCTTCAATTTTGGTGAAATAGAATGGTTCAAAGACACTCAAAATACACTCAGCTTTGAAAAGATAAGCAGCAAAGACTTTGACCAGCATTTCATAAAAAGTATAAAAAGTACACCGCAAACTACCGATTTAAAAGCAACCTACTGGTTCAGGATTAAAATCAAACACAATAGTAAAGCCAGTAAAAAATATCTCCTTGAGTTTTTCGATCAGACCATAGACCATGTAACCGCCTATTTACCTCAAAAGGACGGGCGTTATAAAATCAAAGAATTTGGTGACCAATTCAACTTTGATCAGCGTGAACTTCACCATAAAAATTTCGAACTGTATATCAGCAACGACCATGATGAAACGCAGCTTTACTATTTCAAATTCAAGTCCTCACAGATTTCTGACGCAATCATTGTACTCAGAAGCGTAGACTGGTTTATCTCCTACGCACTGGATGAATACTTTTACTTTGGTATTTTCTATGGAATGATCCTGGTCTTTAGTTTCTATAACCTGATCATGTTTATCGCCATCAGGCAAAGGCAATACCTCTATTATGTTTTGTACAACCTGAGCGTAGGCTTCTTTGAGATGAGTACAGACGGCATCGCCTATCAGTATTTATGGTCTTCCGCCACTCACTGGAACCAGATTGCCTATGCCTTTGCCCTGTATGCAACTAGTATATTCGCCTTGATGTTTACCAAAGAACTGCTCTTTGTGAAAGCTAAGGCCCCGAAATTAAACAAGTTTATTCTTTATATCATCGGTATCCGGACGGCGCTGTTCCTTTACAGTTTATGGATAGACCAGTCTTTATTCGCGTATAAGTTCCTTGAATTTATTCCCCTGGCAGTTGCATTCTATACCGGTATTTACATTTATAAACAAGGCTATAAACCTGCCCGTTTCTTTGTTTTAGGCTATAGTTTCCTCTTTATTGGCTTTACCTTGAAATTCCTGATTATGCTGGGATTTGCCTGGTTAAACTTTGGTGTAATCAGCTATTATAGCCTGAGCTTCTGTTTTGTGCTGGAAATGGTATTTCTTTCTTTTGCCATTGGTGATAAAGTACGTATCCTGAAAACAAAAAAAGAAAAAGTACAACGCCAGATGATCCGCCAGATGGCAGAAAATGTAAAACTGAAAGACACCTTAAACCAGCAACTGGAAACGAAAGTAGAAGAACGCACTAAAGAGGTATTTCACAAATCACTTATCATTGAAGCCAAAAATGCAGAGCTGCTTGCAGTAAATGACAGGCTGCAACAGCAGGCAGAAGAAATATCGAGGATGAATATCCTGCTGGAACAAGACAACCAGGAACTTCAGACCAATGTAGAAAAAGTAACCCGTGACCGGGTGATGTCTGCCGATGTTGATTTCGAAGAATTCAGTAAAATCTATCCTGACAAAGAAAGCTGCAACCTGTTCCTTTCTGACCTCAAATGGAAAGACGGTTATAGCTGCCGTAAATGTAAAAACACACATTTCTATACCGGTCACATTGCATTTAGCAGAAGATGCAGTAAATGCGGATATGAAGAATCAGTGACCGCCTATACCGTTTTTCAAAATACCCGGATCCCGATCAATAAAGCATTTTATATGATTTTCCTGATCTATTCCAGTAAAGGAAAAATCTCTTCTCACAAGCTTGCTGAAATACTGAACATCCGTCAAAGTACCTGCTGGACCTACGGCTCCAAGATCAAACTTTTGATGGAAGAGAGAAAAACAGTCTTAAAAAAGACCAGTAAAAACGGGTGGAGCCAGCTTGTACTTGAATAA
- the lgt gene encoding prolipoprotein diacylglyceryl transferase, whose protein sequence is MSIATIIWNPGDSLIDLGFFALKYYSLFFLLAFVFSYIVVKKQFIKYGIDVELMDSLTIYVVLGTLIGARLGHVLFYDFAYFSQHPLEAVLPVTFTPHFRITGFLGLASHGGGIGIMLSLILFSRKFKVKLWFLLDQVALVVPLAGTFIRLGNLMNSEIIGKPADVSWAFVFLRDDHIPRHPAQLYEAIAYLLIFGFVYLMMKKYPRASGFYFGMVIFLIFCFRIAIEFIKEDQSAFEAGMLLNMGQLLSIPFILTGMVIMYVKRGEQEQAPMKEEVTKLKTAKQ, encoded by the coding sequence ATGAGCATAGCTACCATTATATGGAACCCGGGTGATTCACTAATAGATTTAGGTTTTTTTGCTTTAAAGTATTATTCCCTGTTTTTTCTGCTTGCTTTTGTTTTTAGTTATATCGTAGTCAAAAAACAATTTATTAAGTATGGGATTGATGTGGAACTCATGGATTCTTTAACGATCTATGTTGTTTTAGGGACACTGATTGGGGCCCGTCTGGGGCATGTTCTGTTTTATGATTTCGCTTATTTTTCTCAGCACCCACTGGAAGCTGTTCTTCCGGTTACTTTTACTCCTCATTTTCGTATCACTGGTTTCCTGGGGCTGGCTAGTCATGGTGGCGGAATAGGAATTATGCTGAGCCTGATTTTATTTAGCAGAAAATTCAAGGTGAAATTGTGGTTTCTGTTAGATCAGGTCGCATTGGTTGTCCCGCTGGCGGGTACTTTTATCCGGTTGGGTAACCTGATGAATTCAGAGATTATTGGTAAGCCTGCTGATGTGAGCTGGGCTTTTGTTTTTCTCAGAGATGATCATATTCCACGCCATCCGGCACAATTATATGAAGCTATTGCTTATTTATTAATATTTGGTTTTGTTTACCTGATGATGAAGAAATATCCGAGAGCTTCCGGGTTTTATTTTGGAATGGTCATCTTTTTGATCTTCTGTTTCAGGATTGCGATTGAATTTATCAAAGAAGATCAATCTGCTTTTGAGGCAGGCATGCTTTTGAACATGGGCCAGTTGCTGAGTATCCCATTCATTTTAACGGGTATGGTTATTATGTATGTTAAAAGAGGGGAACAAGAGCAGGCACCGATGAAAGAAGAAGTCACAAAATTGAAAACTGCTAAGCAATAG
- a CDS encoding MFS transporter — MKLLKLITNTKISLITLCLGGISLGMTEFMMMGVLPDVAKTLSISIPSAGNLISIYALGVIIGAPIMVAVLGKYPPKKVLIGLMITVASGNILFSFAPTYELLLAARFLVGLPHGAFFGIGAVVASRLADPGSEAKSVSVMFAGLTIANIIGVPLGTFIGHNVSWRISFLLVSVIALITAASIKLWLPVLPSQSETKFSDSLKVFKKPELWIIIGISAIGTGGLFAWISYIAPLMTEVAHFSSNMITPIMVIAGLGMAVGNFIGGRLADKFSPLKTTSYLLLAMIVTLILVALLSHIKIAAILLTFVTGALAFAVIAPMQMLMIGAAKGAEMLASSSMQASANTGNALGAFLGGMPIAAYGFTSPQYVGAGLAFGGFLLCMLLTSLFNNRTKLKTAIA, encoded by the coding sequence ATGAAATTACTGAAGCTAATTACCAACACAAAAATAAGTCTGATCACACTTTGCCTGGGTGGCATCAGCCTGGGAATGACAGAATTCATGATGATGGGGGTATTGCCCGATGTAGCTAAGACCCTCAGCATCAGTATCCCTTCAGCAGGGAATTTAATCTCTATTTATGCCTTAGGCGTTATCATCGGGGCCCCGATTATGGTTGCCGTCCTTGGAAAGTATCCTCCCAAAAAGGTGCTGATCGGACTCATGATTACTGTAGCCAGCGGTAATATTTTATTCAGCTTTGCTCCTACTTATGAATTACTGCTTGCTGCCCGTTTCCTGGTAGGCCTGCCACACGGTGCTTTTTTCGGTATCGGTGCAGTAGTTGCCAGCAGATTGGCTGACCCCGGAAGTGAAGCAAAATCAGTATCGGTTATGTTTGCCGGTCTTACGATAGCAAATATAATCGGCGTACCCCTGGGTACTTTTATCGGTCATAATGTAAGCTGGAGAATTTCTTTCCTTTTAGTCTCTGTTATTGCCCTGATTACCGCAGCAAGTATTAAATTATGGTTACCCGTACTCCCATCACAATCAGAAACCAAGTTTTCAGACAGCCTTAAAGTATTTAAAAAACCAGAACTCTGGATCATCATCGGAATTTCCGCCATAGGTACAGGAGGCCTGTTTGCCTGGATCAGTTATATCGCACCACTGATGACAGAAGTAGCACATTTCAGCAGCAACATGATCACTCCTATTATGGTTATTGCAGGCCTGGGAATGGCAGTCGGTAACTTTATCGGAGGTCGTCTGGCAGACAAATTTTCACCACTCAAAACAACCAGTTATTTATTATTGGCCATGATTGTTACCCTGATCCTTGTTGCTTTGCTGAGCCATATTAAAATTGCAGCAATCTTATTGACCTTTGTTACAGGGGCACTTGCCTTCGCCGTAATTGCACCTATGCAAATGCTGATGATTGGCGCAGCAAAAGGCGCAGAAATGTTAGCTTCTTCATCTATGCAGGCCAGTGCAAATACAGGAAATGCTTTAGGTGCATTTTTAGGCGGTATGCCAATTGCAGCCTATGGTTTTACCTCTCCGCAATATGTGGGTGCAGGACTGGCCTTTGGCGGATTTTTACTGTGCATGTTGCTCACCTCTTTGTTTAATAACAGAACAAAATTGAAAACTGCTATTGCTTAG
- a CDS encoding YqjF family protein: MSFLTAEWRKLAIANYAIDQEILRPYLPAGTELDIWNDTCYVSLIGFLFKNTKLLGFSVPFHANFEEVNLRFYVKYTEGDTVKRGVVFIKEIVPKFALSVVANTVYHEHYEAMPMTHKWTETEDEREVEYSWRCKSEWQVFSVKANKALSEILPDSEAEFITGHYWGYTKCNETQTNEYEVKHPKWAQYKVKEFKIAVDFAHTYGPQFDCLNHQQPVSVMLAEGSDISVEGKKGIQG; encoded by the coding sequence ATGAGTTTTTTAACCGCAGAATGGAGAAAATTAGCAATTGCTAATTATGCCATCGATCAAGAGATCTTACGCCCTTACCTGCCAGCAGGTACGGAACTGGACATTTGGAATGACACCTGTTACGTAAGTTTAATAGGTTTCCTTTTTAAAAACACTAAACTACTGGGCTTCAGTGTCCCTTTTCATGCCAATTTTGAAGAGGTGAACCTGCGGTTCTACGTAAAGTACACAGAAGGCGATACCGTAAAACGCGGCGTAGTCTTTATTAAGGAAATAGTTCCCAAATTCGCACTTTCTGTAGTCGCTAATACCGTTTATCATGAACACTATGAGGCCATGCCAATGACCCACAAGTGGACTGAAACTGAAGACGAACGTGAAGTAGAGTATAGCTGGAGGTGTAAAAGTGAATGGCAGGTTTTCTCCGTAAAAGCCAACAAAGCCCTTTCTGAAATTTTACCGGACAGTGAAGCTGAATTCATTACCGGACACTATTGGGGTTATACCAAATGTAATGAAACACAAACGAACGAATACGAAGTAAAACACCCTAAATGGGCACAGTATAAAGTTAAAGAATTTAAAATTGCTGTAGATTTTGCGCATACCTATGGGCCGCAATTCGACTGTCTAAACCATCAGCAACCTGTTTCAGTGATGCTGGCAGAAGGTTCTGACATCTCAGTAGAGGGCAAAAAAGGAATTCAGGGCTAG